CGCGGCCTGTTCGCCAAGCTGGAGAATCCGGCCGTGACCGGCCTCAGCGCAAAGTTCTCCGAAGCCAAGGCCGACGTCACGCCGGCGATCATTCCCGATGTCTATCGCGACGAACCGCTGGTGCTGGCGGCAAGGCTCGACAAGCTCGCCGGCTCGCTCGAGATCAAGGGCCGTGTCGGCGACCGTCCGTGGTCGGTGAAGCTGCCGCTGCAAAATGCCGCCGAAGGCAAGGGCCTGTCAAAACTCTGGGCGAAGCGCAAGATCGGCGATGCCGAAGTCGCGCGCACCCTGCGCGAGATGACGCCCCAAGATTCCGACAAGGCGATCCTGGCGCTCGCGCTCGACCACCAGATCGTCACGCGCCTGACTAGCCTCGTCGCCGTCGACAAGACGCCGAGCCGCCCCGAGGGCGAACCGCTCAAGCTCAGCGAGCTGCCGATCAACCTGCCTGCGGGGTGGGATTTCGAGAAGGTCTTCGGCGAGCGGCCGCATCTGACACCGACGCAACTGCGCGAGCGCCACGCAGACGCGCGCAACCAGCCTTCGGCAAGGCGGCCCACGCCCGCCGCGCCCGATGCGATCCGCCTGCCCAAGACTGCAACTTCGGCCGAGCTGAAGATGATCGCAGGCTTCATCCTGATCATGCTCGCCCTGATCCTGTTCGTGTTCAACCGGCGTCGGCCCTTGCTCACCGACGCCGCTTGAGAGAGGAGCCCCCCGAACTCCTCTGTTAGCGCGCGCGGTCGCCCGTCCCGTAACCAACGGCCGCGCGCGCCTTTTTTTGGGAATGTCATTCCGGGGCGGCGCAGAGCCGAACCCGGAATCTCGAGATTCTCAGGTGCGCAATTGCGCACCATAGTTCGACGCTTCGCATCGCCCCGGAATGACGAACAAGAGATTCGAATGCCCCGCCTCATCTCTCCCCTGGCCCTCGCCATCATCGGCGCCATCCTATGCGGCGACGGCGCCTACATCCATGCCAAAGCCTGGCTCGCGCAGGTGCTGCTGGAGCGCGCGTTCGACAGGAGCGTTGCGACCGGCGAGGTGGTCAAGCCATGGTCGTGGGCCGACACCTGGCCGGTCGCGCGGATCGAGGTGAAGCGGCTCGGCGCCAGCACGATCGTGCTGGACGGTGTGAGCGGTCAGGCGCTCGCGTTCGGACCCGGCCATATCCGCCGAACGGCTGATGCGGGCGAACGCGGTATTGCCGTATATGCCGCCCATCGCGACACACATTTCCGCTTCTTGCGGAATGTTACTATCGGAGACGTCATCGATGTCACGCGCAGGGACGGCAAGCATTTTCGCTATCGCGCGGATTCCTCCGCCGTGGTTCGCTTCGATGAGTCTGGCATCGATCCCGCGGCGCAGGATTTCGAGCTGGTGCTCGCGACCTGCTGGCCGTTCGACGCCGTCACCTCCGGTCCCGAGCGCTACGTGTTGCACGCCACCTTGATCGGACCTGATGAATAGCGGTTCGCAGTCGGGGCCTCTCGCAGTGATTCATCGCACCTGTTGGAGCCGCTGAACTGGCGTCATCGCCGGGAGACCTATAAGAATGGCCGATTGATCTTTTGACGCTGCAATTTCAGGACAAGCGGTAATGGACGACCACCTCAGGCAGCGTTTCGAACAGCGATTCGAGCAACTCGAAAACCGCGTCGCGCTGCTGGAGAGGAACCAAGATCTCATCGCCGCCGGCCAAAGACGATCCTCGCTGCGGAGCGTGTGGCGGCGTCCGCCGATGTGGACCTTCGAGCAATATCCGCCGCGCCTGCTCAACCTCAAGGCTTTCCCGCCGGCGCCCGCAATCCGCGACAATGCACCCCGGATCGCAATGGTCACGCCGAGCTACAACCATGCGCAATATCTCGGCGCTACGATCGACAGCATCGTAAGCCAGAACTATCCGAACCTGTATTATCACGTGCAGGACGGTGCTTCGATCGACGGCACGCTCGATCTCCTGAAAAGCCGCGGCGCGAGCATCAGCTGGAAGAGCGAGCCGGACGAGGGACAATCGAACGCCATCAATCTCGGCTTCGCCGGCGTTGACAGCGAGATCATGGCTTACCTGAACAGCGACGACATGCTGCTGCCGGGGACGCTTGCCTATGTCGCCAACTACTTCATGTCGCATCCGCATGTCGATATCGTCTACGGCCATCGCGTCTTCGTCGATCGCGAGGGGCTCGAGGTCGGACGTGCCGTACTGCCGCCGCATGACGGCAGGGCGCTGCGATATGCCGACTACATTCCGCAGGAGACAATGTTCTGGCGCAGGCGCGTGTGGGACAGGATCGGGCCGATCGACGAGAGTTTCCACTACGCGATGGACTGGGACTTCATCCTGAGGGCGCAGGCCGCGGGATTCAAGTTCGTGCGCCTGCCGCGATTCATCGCCTGCTTCCGGATCCACGACGCACAGAAGACGGCGTCGACCTACGCGGTCGGCGTCAGGGAGATGGGCATCTTGCGGCGCCGGGTGCTCGGCTTCGATCCGACGCAGATGCAGATCCGGCGCGCCATCGCTCCCTATCTCGCCAAGCAACTCGCCTGTCACTACGCCTACAAGCTGAACCTGCTGCGCTACTGAGCAGGCGAAGATCAGCGACGGCCCTTCGCACTTTCGCCAAAACTCTGGTGATGCTAGCCTCGATGTGACGTCTCACCATTCCGCCACGCGGGATGAAGATGTCACGATCAGTCCCGCCAGACCTCGGCGCCCGAGCGCGCGCTGCAACAAGAACAAGAGGTGAGCGCATGGAAGCCCAGGTGCCTGCTGCGTCGACGTCTCCCCGCCCATGGTCTCCGCCACCCGATGCAAGCGATGTCGTCAAAGGCATCCACGCCATGCTGCACCCGCACAACATCGTGCTGGTGGGCGCCACCGACAAGCCCGGCAACTATGCCGAGCGCATTTGGAACAATCTGGTCAAGTACGGCTACGAGGGCGGGCTCTATCCGGTCAACGCCAAGCGCGAGACCATTTGGGGCGTCCCCTGCTACAAGGACTTTGCGAGCCTCCCGGAAAAGCCCGATCACGTGCTGGTGCTGGTGCCGGCGCGCTTTGCCGTGCAGGTGATCCGCGATGCGGCTGCGGCCGGCGCGCGCTCGGCCACCATCGTCACCTCGGGCTTCAGTGAGTTGCAGGATGCGGAGAGCCAAAAGCTCGCCGCCGAATTGCAGGCGGCGGTGCGCGAGACCGGCCTTGCCGTCACCGGCCCGAACTGCCTCGGCAACTTAAGCGCCGGCGAAAAGCTGTTCACCAATATCGACGACCGCATTGTCACCATGGAGCAGGGCGCGGTGGCGATCGCCGGGCAATCCGGCGCCATCGTCATGGCGATCCGGCAGGCGCTGGAAGATCGCGGCGTCGGTGTCGGCTACATGGTGACGACAGGCAACGAGGCCGGGCTCGAGACGCCCGATCTGATGCGCTATTTCGCCGAGGATCCCAGCATCAGGGTGATCGTCGTCTACCTCGAAGGCGTGCGCAACACCAAGGCGTTCCGCGATGCCTGCAAGGCGGCGCGCGCCGCGAGCAAGCCGGTGATTGCGCTCAAGCTCGGCGCATCCGAGGGCGGCCGCGCGGCGGCAATGGCCCATACCGGCGCGCTCGCCGGCTCGATCGAGACCTTCGACGCCATTGCGACGCGCGAGGGCGTGATCCGGGTCGGCGGGCTCGACGAGCTGATCGAGACCACCGAATGCTTCGTCCACTCGGCCGTGCCCAAGGGCGATCGGCTCGCCGCAGTCACGCTGTCGGGCGGCAAGCGCGGCATGCTGCTTGATGCCTTCTATGCCGAGGGCCTGAACTTTGCGCCGCTGAGCCCGCACGTCGGTTCCGAACTGGCAAAGATGCTCGGGCCGGGCTCGATCGTCGGTAATCCGCTCGACGCCGGCTTTGCTGCGGTGGTCGATCCCTCCGTCTACATGAAGTCGATCAAGCTGATGATCGACGATCCCGACATCGACATCGTCATCATCGATGCCGAGCTGCCGAAGGCGCCGCACGAATTGCGCGAGCGCAATTTGCGTATCGTCAACGAGATGGCGAGCCGGGCTTCAAAGCCCGTGATCTATATCAGCGCGATGTCGATCGGCTTCACCGAGTTCACCAAAAGCTTGCGCAAATCGCTGCCGCATCTCGCGGTGATGCAGGGCATGGACCGCGCAGTGACCGCGATCAAGTCGCTGCTCGCCTATGCCAGCTTACGGAAAGAAGTGCCCGACATCGTCTCGAGCTCCAAGCCTGCCGCACGCGCGATGCTGGAGAAGGCATTGAAAGCGGCGAACGGCGCCGCGCTCGACGAGGTCGCCTCGAAGAAGCTGCTGAAGGCCTACGGCATCCCGATCTCCAAGGAAGCCATCGCGCAGACCGCGGCGGAGGCTGCGAAGATCGCCAAGCAAATCGGCTTCCCGGTCGTCGCAAAGGTCGTCAGCGCCGAGATCCTGCACAAATCCGACATCGGCGGCGTGGTGTTGAACCTCAACAGTGCGGCCGAGGTGAAGAAGGCCTTCGCCGACATCTCCGCGCGGGTGGCGAAGCTGAAGGGCAAGCCGAAGCTCGACGGCATTTTGATCGCGCAGCAGGTCAAGGCCGACCTGGAGCTCGTCGTCGGCGCCTCGCTCGATGCCGAGATGGGGCCTGTGGTGCTGTTCGGCACCGGCGGCATCGATATCGAGCTGATGAAGGATGTCGCGCTCGCCGGTGCGCCGCTGGACGAGGCCGAGGCGCGGCTGCTGATCGGCCGCACCAAGGCCGGCATCAAGATGCGCGGCTATCGCGGCAAGCCGGCCCTGCACGAGACCTCCGCGGTGAAGGCGCTGGTCGGCCTGTCCAATTTGATCGCGGATGCCGGCGACCGGATCGCCTCAATCGACATCAACCCGTTCCTGATCAATGCGAAGACGGGTGTGGCCGTCGATGCCCTGATCGTGCTGAACAATGCCGCGGCAAAACGAGCGGCCGGGCATTGAGGTCGCGACGGCGGGTTACGCTTGCGCCTTCGCTCTGCGAGCTTCGGCGGGCGTTAACCCGTCCTGCGTATCATTGCGGGCGCCTTCCAACTTCCCCGCTTTGGCCGTAAAATCTCCCGCATGGCACGCGCGAGCAATCTCGTCATCGGAACCGCGACGCTGGCGGTGATCGCCGTGGCGTTCGGCGGCCTGCTCGGCGTGCAAAAGTGGCGCACGATCCAGAGCCGGAGCCAATTGCGCGTCGTGTTCGAGGGCGGCTCCGCCAGCGGGCTGCGCCGCGGCGGGCCGGTGAATTTCGACGGCGTGCCTGCGGGCCAGATCCTGTCGATCAAGCTGGACAGTCCGCGCCGGATCGTGGCGCTGGTGATGCTCGACAACGCCGCGCCGATCCGCAAGGACACCGTCGCCGGCATCGAGTTCCAGGGCCTCACCGGCGTTGCCGCGATCTCGCTGGTCGGAGGCGCGCCCTCGGCCCCACCCGTGCCGCTGGACTCGGACGGCATCCCCGTGCTGACCGCCGATCTCAGCGATGCCGAATCCATCGTTGAGACCCTGCACAGTGTCGACCGCACCATCGTGAGCAACGCCCCCGCGATCAAGGAGGGCCTGCGCACGTTCGAGACCAATACCGCCGATCTCCGCAGCAAGGGTGGCGAGATCGATTCCGTGATGGCCAAGGTCGACAGCGCCTTTGCGGGATTCGACAAGGCCGTCACCAAGATCGAGGGCGTGGTGCCCGGCTTCGTCGACGGCAAGGCTGACGAGCTGTTCGAGAAGGTGCAGGGGCTGCGTGAGCTCGCCGACACCATGCGGAAGAAGTCGGCGAGCTACATCGAGGACATCCGCCGCTCGCTGCTCGACGTCAGCGAGACCGCCAACAAGATGGCCGGCACCCCCGTCGCACCGCGGCCGCCGCGCCGGCCCGAGCAGCAGAAACGGTGATTCCTCTTACCCTCCCCTGGAGGGGCAGGGCAATCGCATATGGCTTGCACGATGCGGCGGCATCGGCACTGGGCTCCCTCTCCCGCTTGCGGGAGAGGGTTGGGGAGAGGGTGTCTCCTCAACGGGATAATCCCCAAGAGGAAAGAGCCCTCACCCGCCGCGCTCTGCGAGCGCGTCGGCCTCTCCCGCAAGCGGGAGAGGCGGAGCAAGCCCGCAGACAATTCTCGTGGAATTCACATGCGATTGCCCTACTCCTCCAGGGGAGGATGGCAATCCCGCCGTGGCCTATCGACCTCGCCTCACCACGCGTAGCGCACGAGGCCCTTGCCGGCATAGGAGCGGGTGACGTTGGAGAACTCGCCCTCGAAGGTCGCCGACGCGGACCAGCCGTTCATCCAGTTCATCTGCACTGCCGCCGTCGTCAGCGCGGAATCGCGCGCCTGCGCGGCGCCGTTGACGACGAAGGCGGAGCCCGGCAGCGTCTGGAACACCGCGCCGACGGCGCGATCCGGATTGTAGTCATGCGCCCAGGCGAGCCGGCCACGCAAGGTCATCAGCCCGCCGGCCGCGGCAAACGACTGGTCGGCGCGCAGGCCGAGCTCGGTGCGGGTGCTGGTCACATCCTTGGCGCCATAATTGAGCGCGAAGGTGTTGTTGCCGACCACGGCGAATTCCGAATAGTTCGGAAGGCTGAACATGGTGGCCTGCAGCGCCGCGTAGGGCGTGAGGCCGACCCACTGCATGGCATAGCGATAGCCGCCTTCGATGCGGCCCGAGAGGGCGTTGGCATTGAACTGCGCGCGCAGCTGGTCGACGCCGGCAATTGTGACGATGCGGTTGGTGGTGACGTCCTGCCAGCCATAGGCCAGCGCGGCCGTGATATAGGCCGGTCCCGCCGTGTGACGCACGAAGGCGCCAGCCTGGAACAGGTCGGAGCGGCCCCAGCCGAGCCCGTTGACGCCAAAGCCCGTGCCGCCGCCAGCAAGCGCAAAGCCGGCGATGGTCGAGGGCGAGAAGCGATAATCAAGACCGACCGCGGTGCCATAGATGCTGCTGGTGGTGTTGTTCGAGCCGAGCGCGGTATGGCCGTCGGTCGTCTGCGAGCCGCCGAAGCCGGCCGCCCAGACGTCCCAGCGCTGCGCGAAGGTCGCAGCCGGCGCCTTGCGGTAGATCGAGGCGAAGGCGTCGCGCGCGTCCCTGCCACGCGCGGCGTAGGCGCTCGCGTTCGTTTCCTCAGCCAGCGGCGTCGCACCGGGCGCACCGCTGCGTCCCGAGCCGAACACATCGGTCAAGAGGCTCATGAACTGGTTCATCGCGTTGAACGTGGTCTGCTGCGATCCCGTGGCCGATTCACCGGAGGCCTGGGTGAGCCCAGCCGGCGAGAGATTGGCGAGCGCGACCGGGAGGCTGCCGGTGGTGTTGAAGATGCGCGTCAGGGCGTTGGCGACATTCTGCTGGTTGATATTGAGGCCGGAGCCGTAGCTCAGCGACAGATCGAGGAAGACGTTGTTCGGATCATAGCTCAGCACCGCCTTCAGGTTCGACGAGAGCCCGGCAACGACCGGATTGAACGCATCGGGGAGCGTCGTCGCAGTCAGGATCGTGTAGTGCTTTGCGATCGAGCCGGTTGGGACGACCACGACCGTTGCACCGCCAAGCGTCGCCGTTCCCGTCACCGCCGCAAGGCCGTTGCTGGCGCCCGAGACCTGCACCAGGTAGTTCGACGCCGACGTGAATGTGAGGTCGCCGGACACGGTGAGCGTGCCGGTCGGATTGCCCGGTGCCAGCGTACCGCCATTGACGGTGGTCGTGCCGACCGTGCCGACGCCGCCGAAGGTACCACCGCTCGCGACGGTCACGGTGCCGTTGATGGTACCGGCGAGCAGAAGCGTACCTCCGAGCACGTTCCAGTCCTGATTGCCGGTGCCGGTCACGGTCCAGGTCGAGCTGTCGACCTTGTTGAAGGTCGCAAAGCCGTCGTACTGGAGGAGGCTGCCGATCAGGCTGAGGTCGAACGTGTCCTTCCCGGTGCCGCCGAGCTGCAAGGTGTCAGTGCCGGCGCCAAGCACCTGACCGTTGATGATGCTGCCCGGGCCGAGCGTCAGCGTGTTCGGGCCGCAGCTACAGAACTCGATCGCCGCCAGACCGGTCGCGGCGTTGATGGTGCCCGAGTTGAACACGCTTCCGCCGCCGCTCAGGGTGATGCCGATACCGCCGGCCCCGACGGTGATGGTGCCGGTATTGACGACCTGGTTGGTCGTGCTGAACGAGCTCACGCTGATGCCGACGCCGGTGGCGCCGACGGTGATCGTACCGCCGTTGGTGACGACATTGGAGTCACCGGCCACGAAAATGGCTTGGGCGAAATCGCCACCCGTAATTCGTCCGTTGTTGGTGATCGTGGCCGACGAACCGGAATAGGCGATGCCCGCACCGCCCACGCCGACATTGATCGTGCCGCTCTGGCTGATGATGGCCCGATCACCCGACACAGAAATGCCGGCCGATGCGGTATCCCCCGCCGTAATCGTACCGCCGTTGGTTATCTTGACATCATCGCCGAGCGCGGCGATGCCAACGCCAATATCGCCGGCCGTGATTGAGCCAAAATTGCTGACGGTCTGGACGTTGCCTTGCAGAAAGATGCCGGCGGCGAACTGCCCGACCGTGATCGTGCCGGTGGCGGTGTTGACGACCGTATTGTTGTTGCTGATCGCCATGATGCCGCCGGAGAATCCGGCGGAAGCGCCGACCGTGATCGTGCCGGCATTGGTGATGGTCGCGCCGCCAAACCCAAAAATGCCGCTTGCACCGTCGCCGCCCGTGATCGTGCCCGTCGCGGCGTTGGTGATCGTGTTGTTCTGGCCCGAGAAGATGCCCACCCCCGACGCACCGACAGACAGCGCACCGCTGTTGGTGACGGTGTTGCTGTCGCCGACCGAGATCGCGGCACCGTTGTCACCTGTCGTGATCGTTCCGGCATTGGCGACGACGTTGTGATCGATCACCTGGATGCCGAGGCCGTTGTCCAGCACCGTGATGCTGCCGTTGTTGGTCACGGTGTTCGAATTTCCGGCGCCAATGCCGATCAGGCCCGAGCCAGCCGAGAGAGTGCCGTTGTTAACGACCGTGCTGGTATTGTTGACGCCGATCGAGACCGTCCCGTTATCGTTCACGGTCGCGCCGGAGAGCACGTTGACATTGAGGCTGTCGACCCCGGCCCCGGCCTGAAAGCCGTCCGCGTCCGTGCCGCTACATGTAACGGTCTGGCCGCTGGTGGCCGGATCGGGCGCGCAGAGCGCGTTTGCCGGCGTCGTGCAAAGGCTGAGGCCGACGAAGACCGCCGATACGCTTACAAGCGACGCAGCGACGGATCGGCGCAGTCGATCCTGCCGCCTCCAAAGCCCCTCGCCTTGCACGCCACACCCCCCGTTCCCAGCAATTCCGCCGGGAACTTAGGTCATGACGAGGCTCCGTAACACTACGGCAGCGCCAAAATGCGTCCGTTCGCCCCACAACCGGAGCAGAATCCGGCCGCCATGTTGCAACTGCGCCACGCTTTTGCCGCGCAGAATGATCAATCCGCGCATCTGCAGCCTGTGCCGCCCCGTTGCAGTGTTGACCGCCGTTCACATGAACCTTGATCGTCCGTGGCTATCACTAGCGCACCTCACCCGTAAACGAACGCCTTGTCGTCCAGGTCCGTCTTCGGGATCTCGTCCTTCTCGGTCCAGTAATCCTGGCTGTGCTGCCATTCCGGCTTGTCGCCGCGCTTCGGCAGCAGGTTCATGTTGCGCATGATGTAGCCGGGGTTGAAGTTTTCCGGATCGATCCACGGCAGGATCGGCATGTTGTGGTCTTCGGGGCGCAGCCTGACCTCGACCTTCTTCGTACCCTTCGCCTTCATGTGGCCGAGCAGCCGGCAGACGAAATCGGCGACGAGGTCGACGCGTAGCGTCCAGCTCGCGCGGAAATAGCCGAACACCCAGGCCATGTTCGGCACGCCCGTGAACATCATGCCGCGATAGGTGACGGTGTCGCCGAAGGCGAGCGGCTTGCCGTCGACCTCGAAGGCGATGTCGCCGAGTGCCGAGAGATTGAAGCCGGTCGCCGTGACGATGATATCGGCCTCCAGCAGCTTGCCCGATTTCAGCTGAATGCCGTTCTCTACGAAGCATTCGATCTCGTCGGTGACGACGGAAGCCTTGCCGCTGGCAATGCCCTTGAACAGATCGGCATCCGGCACGAAGGCGATGCGCTGCCGCCACGGCCGATAGGTCGGCGTGAAATGTGTCTCGACATCGTAGTCGGGGCCGAGCACCGCGCTGATCTGGCCGATCAGGTCCTTCTTCACCTGCTCGGGCTTGGAGATGCAGAGCTTCGTGAACGCGTCCTGCTCGAACAGGATCTTGCGGCGGACGATCTCGTGAATCCAGGTCTCGTCGACCTGAAGCCGTCGCAGCTCCTCGGCGATCTCGATGGCGTTGCGGCCGAGCCGGAAATAGGTCGGCGAACGCTGCAGCATGGTGACATGCGCGCATGCGTCGGCGATGTTCGGCACCAGCGTCGCCGCGGTCGCACCGGAGCCGATCACGACCACCTTCTTGTTCGCGAGATCGATATCGTCAGGCCAGGTCTGCGGATGGACGATGCGGCCCTTGAAGCGGTCCATGCCCTTCCATTCCGGTGTGTAGCCTTCGGAATGGCGATAATAACCTTGGCACATCCAGAGAAAATTCGCGGTGAAGGTCTTTGCCTCGCCCGTATCGGTCGTCGTCGCCTCGATGGTCCAGAGATTCTGTTCGCTCGACCAGCTCGCGGAGTTGATCTTGTGCTTGTAGCGGATATGCCCGGCGATATCGTTATCGTCGATCACCTCTTTCATGTAGGTGAGGATTTCTTCGGCGGTCGCGATCGGCGGGCCGACCCAGGGCTTGAAGCTGTAGCCGAAGGTGTGGAGGTCGCTGTCGGAGCGAATGCCGGGATAGCGATGCGTCGACCAGGTGCCGCCGAACGTCTCTTGCGTTTCCAGGATGACGTAGCTCGTGCCCGGCAGCTGCTTTTCGATGTGATAGGCGCTGCCGATGCCGGAGATGCCGGCACCGACGATCATCACGT
The genomic region above belongs to Bradyrhizobium arachidis and contains:
- a CDS encoding acetate--CoA ligase family protein, with product MEAQVPAASTSPRPWSPPPDASDVVKGIHAMLHPHNIVLVGATDKPGNYAERIWNNLVKYGYEGGLYPVNAKRETIWGVPCYKDFASLPEKPDHVLVLVPARFAVQVIRDAAAAGARSATIVTSGFSELQDAESQKLAAELQAAVRETGLAVTGPNCLGNLSAGEKLFTNIDDRIVTMEQGAVAIAGQSGAIVMAIRQALEDRGVGVGYMVTTGNEAGLETPDLMRYFAEDPSIRVIVVYLEGVRNTKAFRDACKAARAASKPVIALKLGASEGGRAAAMAHTGALAGSIETFDAIATREGVIRVGGLDELIETTECFVHSAVPKGDRLAAVTLSGGKRGMLLDAFYAEGLNFAPLSPHVGSELAKMLGPGSIVGNPLDAGFAAVVDPSVYMKSIKLMIDDPDIDIVIIDAELPKAPHELRERNLRIVNEMASRASKPVIYISAMSIGFTEFTKSLRKSLPHLAVMQGMDRAVTAIKSLLAYASLRKEVPDIVSSSKPAARAMLEKALKAANGAALDEVASKKLLKAYGIPISKEAIAQTAAEAAKIAKQIGFPVVAKVVSAEILHKSDIGGVVLNLNSAAEVKKAFADISARVAKLKGKPKLDGILIAQQVKADLELVVGASLDAEMGPVVLFGTGGIDIELMKDVALAGAPLDEAEARLLIGRTKAGIKMRGYRGKPALHETSAVKALVGLSNLIADAGDRIASIDINPFLINAKTGVAVDALIVLNNAAAKRAAGH
- a CDS encoding glycosyltransferase family 2 protein codes for the protein MDDHLRQRFEQRFEQLENRVALLERNQDLIAAGQRRSSLRSVWRRPPMWTFEQYPPRLLNLKAFPPAPAIRDNAPRIAMVTPSYNHAQYLGATIDSIVSQNYPNLYYHVQDGASIDGTLDLLKSRGASISWKSEPDEGQSNAINLGFAGVDSEIMAYLNSDDMLLPGTLAYVANYFMSHPHVDIVYGHRVFVDREGLEVGRAVLPPHDGRALRYADYIPQETMFWRRRVWDRIGPIDESFHYAMDWDFILRAQAAGFKFVRLPRFIACFRIHDAQKTASTYAVGVREMGILRRRVLGFDPTQMQIRRAIAPYLAKQLACHYAYKLNLLRY
- a CDS encoding autotransporter outer membrane beta-barrel domain-containing protein, which encodes MQGEGLWRRQDRLRRSVAASLVSVSAVFVGLSLCTTPANALCAPDPATSGQTVTCSGTDADGFQAGAGVDSLNVNVLSGATVNDNGTVSIGVNNTSTVVNNGTLSAGSGLIGIGAGNSNTVTNNGSITVLDNGLGIQVIDHNVVANAGTITTGDNGAAISVGDSNTVTNSGALSVGASGVGIFSGQNNTITNAATGTITGGDGASGIFGFGGATITNAGTITVGASAGFSGGIMAISNNNTVVNTATGTITVGQFAAGIFLQGNVQTVSNFGSITAGDIGVGIAALGDDVKITNGGTITAGDTASAGISVSGDRAIISQSGTINVGVGGAGIAYSGSSATITNNGRITGGDFAQAIFVAGDSNVVTNGGTITVGATGVGISVSSFSTTNQVVNTGTITVGAGGIGITLSGGGSVFNSGTINAATGLAAIEFCSCGPNTLTLGPGSIINGQVLGAGTDTLQLGGTGKDTFDLSLIGSLLQYDGFATFNKVDSSTWTVTGTGNQDWNVLGGTLLLAGTINGTVTVASGGTFGGVGTVGTTTVNGGTLAPGNPTGTLTVSGDLTFTSASNYLVQVSGASNGLAAVTGTATLGGATVVVVPTGSIAKHYTILTATTLPDAFNPVVAGLSSNLKAVLSYDPNNVFLDLSLSYGSGLNINQQNVANALTRIFNTTGSLPVALANLSPAGLTQASGESATGSQQTTFNAMNQFMSLLTDVFGSGRSGAPGATPLAEETNASAYAARGRDARDAFASIYRKAPAATFAQRWDVWAAGFGGSQTTDGHTALGSNNTTSSIYGTAVGLDYRFSPSTIAGFALAGGGTGFGVNGLGWGRSDLFQAGAFVRHTAGPAYITAALAYGWQDVTTNRIVTIAGVDQLRAQFNANALSGRIEGGYRYAMQWVGLTPYAALQATMFSLPNYSEFAVVGNNTFALNYGAKDVTSTRTELGLRADQSFAAAGGLMTLRGRLAWAHDYNPDRAVGAVFQTLPGSAFVVNGAAQARDSALTTAAVQMNWMNGWSASATFEGEFSNVTRSYAGKGLVRYAW
- a CDS encoding flavin-containing monooxygenase; translated protein: MNVAVRSHAMAKQASEHFDVMIVGAGISGIGSAYHIEKQLPGTSYVILETQETFGGTWSTHRYPGIRSDSDLHTFGYSFKPWVGPPIATAEEILTYMKEVIDDNDIAGHIRYKHKINSASWSSEQNLWTIEATTTDTGEAKTFTANFLWMCQGYYRHSEGYTPEWKGMDRFKGRIVHPQTWPDDIDLANKKVVVIGSGATAATLVPNIADACAHVTMLQRSPTYFRLGRNAIEIAEELRRLQVDETWIHEIVRRKILFEQDAFTKLCISKPEQVKKDLIGQISAVLGPDYDVETHFTPTYRPWRQRIAFVPDADLFKGIASGKASVVTDEIECFVENGIQLKSGKLLEADIIVTATGFNLSALGDIAFEVDGKPLAFGDTVTYRGMMFTGVPNMAWVFGYFRASWTLRVDLVADFVCRLLGHMKAKGTKKVEVRLRPEDHNMPILPWIDPENFNPGYIMRNMNLLPKRGDKPEWQHSQDYWTEKDEIPKTDLDDKAFVYG
- a CDS encoding MlaD family protein, with amino-acid sequence MARASNLVIGTATLAVIAVAFGGLLGVQKWRTIQSRSQLRVVFEGGSASGLRRGGPVNFDGVPAGQILSIKLDSPRRIVALVMLDNAAPIRKDTVAGIEFQGLTGVAAISLVGGAPSAPPVPLDSDGIPVLTADLSDAESIVETLHSVDRTIVSNAPAIKEGLRTFETNTADLRSKGGEIDSVMAKVDSAFAGFDKAVTKIEGVVPGFVDGKADELFEKVQGLRELADTMRKKSASYIEDIRRSLLDVSETANKMAGTPVAPRPPRRPEQQKR
- a CDS encoding class GN sortase, translating into MPRLISPLALAIIGAILCGDGAYIHAKAWLAQVLLERAFDRSVATGEVVKPWSWADTWPVARIEVKRLGASTIVLDGVSGQALAFGPGHIRRTADAGERGIAVYAAHRDTHFRFLRNVTIGDVIDVTRRDGKHFRYRADSSAVVRFDESGIDPAAQDFELVLATCWPFDAVTSGPERYVLHATLIGPDE